The genomic DNA CGAAGGGGGAGGCTCGGAGGGGGCCGTCGAGGCCCCCTCCGACGTTTAGCGCACGGCAAGCGGCGAGGACGCCGGCAGCGGCAGGATGGGCTGGGCGGTCGCCACGGTCTTGGGGAAGACCAGCTCGAACTTGCCTTCGATGATCTCGAACACGGCCGGGAAGGCGCGCTCGTTCTGCCCGGCGAAGCGATGGCCGGGCAGATTGAACTTCACGCCATAGCCCTGCATGGTGCCGCCCTCCGGGATATCGGTGTCCCGGGCCGCCTTGGCCAGCGCCTCCGGGGTCCAGCCGCCGTACTTGGTGATGGCCCTCGGCACCACGTCGTTCAGCAGGATCCACATATTGTTGAAGCCCATGGAGACGTGCGGCGCGATGGCGCGGTCGGCCACGTCCTTGTCGTACAGCGCCTTGTAGCGCTTCACCATCTCGGCCGTCAGCTCGCCCACGCCGGGCTTGAGCTTCTTCGGATCGAGGAGCTGGGAGGCGATGGGGTCGAGGGTGTGGAAGCCGTCGATCTCCTTGGCCCCGAAGGCCTCCTTCAGCTTGTCGATCTGGCTGTGGCCGGCGCCGTGGCCGATATAGGCGCGCACGCGCAGGCCCTGCTCCTTGGCCTGGCGAAGGAAGAGGGCGATGTCGGGGTTGTAGCCCGTGTGGTAGAGCACATCGGGCCGTACCGACCGGAGCTTTGTCACCAGCGCGGAGAGGTCGGGGGCACTGATCGAGTAGCCTTCCTTGAGGACCACGTTGAGCCCGAGCTCCTTGGCCTTGAGCTCACTGCCCAGGGCCACGTCGGCGCCATAGGCGCCGTCCTCGTGGATGATGGCCAGGCGCAGCTCCTTGGCGGGCTTCTTGAACTTCTCCTGCGAATAGTCGTTGATGTACTGGACGGAGAGCTCGCCGAACTGGATACCCGTGGGCTGGGGACGGAAAGTGTACTGGAGGTTGCGCCCGT from Candidatus Methylomirabilota bacterium includes the following:
- a CDS encoding ABC transporter substrate-binding protein; translated protein: MKVLRIVAIMLLVAAVGGGFALRDLADAQAQTIKIGVLYDHTGPFSAAGSLNCWRGAKMMIDFINERGGVMGKYKIVQVDGDGQSKAEVAINEAERLLNVEKVDILAGIYSSAHAVPLAEKVDKQKRFLWITTAISSKVFDGRNLQYTFRPQPTGIQFGELSVQYINDYSQEKFKKPAKELRLAIIHEDGAYGADVALGSELKAKELGLNVVLKEGYSISAPDLSALVTKLRSVRPDVLYHTGYNPDIALFLRQAKEQGLRVRAYIGHGAGHSQIDKLKEAFGAKEIDGFHTLDPIASQLLDPKKLKPGVGELTAEMVKRYKALYDKDVADRAIAPHVSMGFNNMWILLNDVVPRAITKYGGWTPEALAKAARDTDIPEGGTMQGYGVKFNLPGHRFAGQNERAFPAVFEIIEGKFELVFPKTVATAQPILPLPASSPLAVR